From Pedobacter indicus, a single genomic window includes:
- a CDS encoding metallophosphoesterase family protein: MITLENKTLNKVRTPIALKGTFADAVKFMPLPKPTGEAPFRLDINEVMNTSNTSIDQEMSFHVVGDSGSAKDLSFQRLLAQQLIKQSRDMDVKSRPQFLYHLGDIVYDHGEAHEYAAQFFQPFENYPGPIFSIPGNHDAEINPLCETPYESLDAYLQVFCSEEPAYIPFSNGSSRKSMIQPNVYWTLNTPLATIIGLYGNVAKFGVIKPDQRAWFIQELKNVADEKGERALIVCVHQSPFSADTNHGSSLAMIDFLEEAYWEAGVRPDLVLSGHVHNYQRFMKQYPDGDRVPYIVAGAGGYTILHDIATYENPNIEMDSDRFDGVVLKRYCTKQYGFLKLKIKKVDGVLRLVGEYYTIPKGAKPDTDFTAELFDRFEFSLKKPAPALCH, from the coding sequence GTGATAACATTAGAAAATAAGACATTAAACAAAGTGCGAACGCCTATTGCTTTGAAGGGAACGTTCGCCGATGCAGTAAAGTTTATGCCCCTTCCGAAGCCAACTGGCGAAGCACCGTTCCGACTCGATATTAATGAGGTGATGAACACTTCTAATACTTCTATTGATCAAGAGATGTCTTTCCATGTTGTAGGTGATTCAGGAAGCGCGAAAGATTTAAGTTTTCAACGTCTATTGGCTCAACAGCTAATCAAACAGAGTCGTGACATGGACGTGAAAAGTCGACCTCAATTCCTTTATCACCTCGGTGATATTGTCTATGATCACGGCGAAGCACATGAATATGCAGCCCAGTTTTTTCAACCCTTTGAAAATTATCCAGGACCCATTTTCTCAATTCCGGGCAACCACGACGCCGAAATTAATCCTCTCTGTGAAACACCTTATGAGAGTCTGGATGCTTATTTGCAAGTTTTCTGTTCGGAAGAACCTGCGTATATTCCTTTCTCGAACGGTAGTTCTCGTAAGAGTATGATTCAGCCGAACGTTTATTGGACTTTAAACACCCCATTGGCTACGATTATCGGTTTGTATGGCAATGTGGCGAAGTTTGGAGTCATCAAACCGGATCAGCGAGCGTGGTTTATTCAGGAATTGAAAAATGTGGCAGATGAAAAGGGGGAGCGAGCACTGATCGTTTGTGTTCATCAGTCGCCCTTTTCGGCAGATACAAATCATGGATCCAGCTTAGCAATGATTGACTTTTTGGAAGAGGCCTATTGGGAGGCTGGGGTTCGACCGGATCTTGTCTTAAGTGGGCATGTTCATAATTATCAGCGTTTTATGAAGCAGTATCCGGACGGAGACAGGGTGCCTTATATTGTTGCAGGTGCTGGTGGATATACCATCCTGCATGATATAGCTACCTATGAGAATCCGAATATCGAAATGGATTCCGACCGTTTTGACGGCGTCGTTTTGAAACGTTATTGTACAAAACAGTATGGTTTTCTGAAGCTTAAAATTAAAAAAGTCGACGGGGTACTACGACTGGTTGGGGAATACTATACAATACCTAAAGGCGCAAAGCCAGATACAGATTTTACGGCTGAGCTTTTTGATCGGTTTGAGTTTTCGCTGAAAAAGCCGGCTCCCGCGCTTTGCCACTAA
- a CDS encoding M20/M25/M40 family metallo-hydrolase produces MRHLYKTIKMRKWAINLFIFFLIFSVKQSFAQPGQRAEAPKNPIVEAIIDEANNNSQLEQLGYELLDKIGPRLVGSPGMQTAHDWAVNKFNSWGIDAENQKWGEWRGWERGITHIDLVEPRVKTLTGTQLAWSPSTPSKGITAEVVILPLADDSIAFQNAIKSVKGKFVMISMVQPTGRPDDNWEEFATEDSFEKMKSEREKLQEAWYERLSNTGYNSRTLPAALEEAGAAGIVMSNWSRGFGANKIFGAYTKKIPTIDLSLEDYGLLFRMVEHGDKPQIKVTAISKETGVQPTFNTIAEIKGTEKPEEYIILSAHFDSWDGGSGATDNGTGTLVMMEAARILKKVYPNPKRTIIVGLWGGEEQGLNGSRAYVEDHPDIVKNIQALFNQDNGTGRVVNISGQGFLHSYDYVGRWLSAVPKEITQHIETSFPGSPGRGGSDYASFVAAGAPAFSLSSLSWDYGRYTWHTNVDTYDKVVFDDVRSNAILTAILTYMASEDPERTSRDKIKLHIDPRTGEKAEWPTPRSPTRRGGLD; encoded by the coding sequence ATGAGACACCTTTACAAAACCATTAAGATGAGAAAATGGGCGATCAACTTATTCATCTTTTTTCTCATTTTTTCAGTAAAACAAAGCTTTGCTCAACCAGGTCAACGAGCTGAAGCTCCCAAGAACCCAATTGTTGAAGCGATTATCGATGAAGCCAATAACAACTCACAACTTGAACAATTAGGTTATGAATTGCTGGATAAGATCGGCCCTCGGTTAGTAGGATCACCAGGAATGCAGACAGCGCACGATTGGGCGGTAAATAAGTTCAATTCATGGGGAATTGATGCCGAAAATCAAAAATGGGGAGAATGGAGAGGCTGGGAACGCGGCATCACCCATATCGATTTGGTAGAGCCCAGAGTAAAAACACTCACTGGTACACAATTAGCATGGAGCCCATCGACCCCTAGTAAGGGCATTACAGCTGAAGTGGTGATCCTTCCTTTAGCAGACGACTCGATTGCTTTCCAAAATGCTATCAAAAGTGTCAAAGGCAAATTCGTGATGATATCAATGGTTCAACCTACGGGTCGGCCAGATGATAACTGGGAGGAGTTTGCTACCGAAGATTCTTTTGAAAAGATGAAGAGCGAGCGTGAAAAGTTACAAGAGGCATGGTATGAGCGACTGAGTAATACAGGCTATAATTCTCGGACCCTTCCAGCAGCTTTAGAAGAAGCTGGTGCTGCAGGTATTGTTATGTCAAACTGGTCTAGAGGTTTTGGCGCGAACAAAATATTCGGAGCCTATACTAAGAAAATCCCAACGATAGACTTGTCATTAGAAGATTATGGTCTGTTATTCCGTATGGTAGAACATGGAGATAAACCGCAAATTAAGGTGACTGCCATATCAAAGGAAACAGGAGTACAACCCACCTTTAACACCATTGCCGAAATCAAGGGTACCGAAAAACCAGAAGAATACATCATTCTATCTGCTCATTTCGACTCATGGGATGGTGGCTCCGGCGCAACGGACAATGGAACGGGCACTCTTGTTATGATGGAGGCTGCGCGCATTTTAAAGAAGGTTTACCCAAATCCAAAAAGAACCATCATCGTCGGCCTATGGGGCGGTGAAGAGCAAGGTTTAAATGGGTCGAGAGCCTATGTAGAGGATCATCCTGATATTGTAAAGAATATCCAAGCTCTATTCAATCAGGACAACGGAACCGGACGTGTTGTCAACATATCCGGCCAAGGCTTTCTTCACTCATATGATTATGTAGGACGGTGGCTATCTGCGGTTCCAAAAGAAATCACCCAACATATTGAAACATCTTTCCCAGGCTCACCAGGCAGGGGCGGTTCAGACTATGCTTCCTTTGTTGCCGCTGGCGCGCCGGCATTCAGCCTAAGCTCACTTAGTTGGGATTATGGCCGGTATACATGGCATACGAATGTAGACACCTATGACAAAGTGGTATTCGACGATGTAAGAAGCAATGCCATTCTTACCGCAATTTTAACCTATATGGCGAGTGAAGACCCTGAAAGAACTTCTCGGGACAAAATCAAACTTCATATCGATCCGCGGACAGGGGAAAAAGCAGAATGGCCAACACCAAGAAGCCCGACTCGTCGTGGTGGGTTAGATTAA